A window of Mytilus edulis chromosome 10, xbMytEdul2.2, whole genome shotgun sequence contains these coding sequences:
- the LOC139492628 gene encoding uncharacterized protein yields the protein MRMTEMPQDCLVRESERPYKSTLDKPFKDTQFNILTSLDEFDETSKNSTKPVMCMYCYNKFNQVSQRGHVTNSIDNELHNLSQFEHDIIEQNNTTESTPFKSFAIGSYDNIDKNQVHSSVKAGKSNSGFHGTSVQSVEPLPETLLHSVTNSSSENSILETTDPLTTLLNSSSTSEMSTSSREILTLSSEILTSSEFFTSSNVIPTSSSVISTSNTEISTKCIQQGENTNSISSSCDSSPVKNDILDTIPNLDNSHYKKYSETSHIR from the exons ATGAGGATGACAGAGATGCCACAAGATTGTTTGGTTCGGGAATCCGAACGACCCTACAAGTCAACTCTCGACAAACCATTTAAAG ATACACAATTCAATATTCTCACTTCTTTGGATGAATTTGATGAAACATCTAAAAACTCCACAAAACCAGTCATGTGTATGTATTGTTATAACAAATTTAATCAAGTATCACAAAGAGGCCATGTGACAAATTCTATAGACAATGAACTTCATAATCTAAGTCAGTTTGAACATGACATTA TCGAGCAAAACAATACTACAGAATCAACTCCTTTCAAATCATTTGCTATTGGATCTTATGACAACATTGATAAAAACCAAGTTCATTCTTCAGTTAAAGCTGGTAAATCAAATTCTGGGTTTCATGGCACATCTGTTCAGAGTGTAGAGCCCCTACCTGAAACTCTACTACATTCTGTTACAAATTCATCATCTGAAAATTCTATATTGGAAACCACTGACCCACTTACAACATTGCTTAATAGTTCTTCCACCAGTGAAATGTCCACTTCTTCCAGGGAAATTCTCACTTTATCCAGTGAAATTCTTACATCAAGTGAATTTTTCACTTCTTCTAATGTAATTCCCACTTCATCAAGTGTCATTTCAACTTCAAACACAGAAAtttctacaaaatgtatccaacaAGGTgaaaatacaaattcaatttcTTCAAGCTGTGACAGTTCACCAGTTAAAAATGATATATTAGACACAATTCCAAATCTTGACAATTCTCACTACAAAAAGTATTCAGAAACATCACATATCAGGTAA